The following are encoded together in the Phenylobacterium sp. NIBR 498073 genome:
- a CDS encoding DNA-3-methyladenine glycosylase I, with amino-acid sequence MTGDLIRCGWRGMAGDPLYEAYHDSEWGVPEYDSRALWEKLVLDGFQAGLAWITILRKRDAFREAFAGFDPDVVARFGEAERAALMANPGIVRSNAKIDAAIAGARIYLDMREQGEDFSQFIWSFTNGRVVQNQWSEIGQVPAQTRVAEEMSKALKAKGFKFVGPVIVYAFMQAVGVVNDHLTCCHRHEQVKRLVR; translated from the coding sequence ATGACCGGCGACCTGATTCGATGCGGCTGGCGCGGCATGGCCGGCGACCCGCTCTACGAGGCCTATCACGACAGCGAGTGGGGCGTGCCCGAGTACGATTCCCGCGCGCTGTGGGAAAAGCTCGTGCTCGACGGCTTCCAGGCCGGGCTCGCCTGGATCACGATCCTGCGAAAGCGCGACGCCTTCCGCGAGGCCTTCGCCGGCTTCGACCCCGACGTCGTCGCCCGCTTCGGCGAGGCCGAGCGCGCGGCCCTGATGGCCAATCCCGGCATCGTCCGCTCGAACGCCAAGATCGACGCGGCCATCGCCGGCGCGCGGATCTATCTCGACATGCGCGAGCAGGGCGAGGACTTCAGCCAGTTCATCTGGAGCTTCACCAACGGCCGCGTGGTCCAGAACCAGTGGAGCGAGATCGGCCAGGTCCCGGCCCAGACCCGCGTCGCCGAGGAGATGTCCAAGGCCTTGAAAGCCAAGGGTTTCAAATTCGTCGGCCCGGTGATCGTCTACGCCTTCATGCAGGCTGTCGGCGTCGTCAACGACCACCTGACCTGCTGCCACCGCCACGAACAAGTCAAACGGCTGGTGCGTTAG
- a CDS encoding dihydrofolate reductase family protein, which translates to MARLVFGMNQSLDGYVDHMRFAPDPALFQHFVEQAREQTGAIYGRGLYELMRYWDEDDGGWSAAEHDFARAWRAQHKWVVSRSLTEVGPNATLVGEDFEAVLRKVKAEYPGEIEVGGPVLAKSLGELGLIDAYRIYLHPVVLGDGSPYFVGPRPRLRLVAHERIGPDAIRLTYVPA; encoded by the coding sequence ATGGCCAGGCTCGTCTTTGGCATGAACCAGTCGCTGGACGGCTATGTCGACCACATGCGGTTCGCGCCCGATCCGGCGCTGTTCCAGCACTTCGTCGAGCAGGCGCGCGAGCAAACCGGCGCGATCTACGGGCGCGGTCTCTATGAGCTGATGCGCTACTGGGACGAAGACGACGGGGGCTGGAGCGCGGCGGAGCACGACTTCGCGCGGGCCTGGCGGGCGCAGCACAAGTGGGTGGTGTCGCGCTCGCTGACCGAGGTCGGGCCGAACGCAACCCTGGTCGGCGAGGACTTCGAGGCCGTGCTGCGCAAGGTGAAAGCCGAGTATCCGGGCGAGATCGAGGTCGGCGGCCCGGTGCTGGCCAAGAGCCTGGGCGAGCTCGGGCTGATCGACGCCTATCGGATCTATCTGCACCCGGTCGTGCTGGGCGACGGCAGTCCCTACTTCGTCGGCCCGCGGCCGCGGCTGCGCCTGGTGGCGCACGAGCGGATCGGGCCGGACGCGATCCGGTTGACCTACGTCCCGGCGTGA